The Coturnix japonica isolate 7356 unplaced genomic scaffold, Coturnix japonica 2.1 chrUnrandom566, whole genome shotgun sequence genome has a segment encoding these proteins:
- the MRPS12 gene encoding 28S ribosomal protein S12, mitochondrial, translating into MSLRAVLRSAALLPYSALGMQPTAAMATLNQMHRQGRPKHPPPKPGATFGRPQLKGVVIKNLIRKPKKPNSANRKCVRVRLSNGKEVVCFVPGEGHNLQEHHVVLVQGGRTQDLPGVKLTVVRGKYDCAHVQKKK; encoded by the exons ATGTCGCTCCGTGCTGTGCTCAGGAGCGCGGCCTTGCTGCCCTATAGCG CTCTCGGGATGCAGCCGACGGCCGCCATGGCCACGTTGAACCAGATGCACCGACAGGGGCGGCCTAAACATCCGCCTCCCAAACCCGGGGCCACGTTCGGCCGGCCGCAGCTTAAAGGGGTCGTGATAAAGAACCTGATCCGGAAACCTAAGAAACCCAATTCGGCCAATAGGAAATGCGTGAGGGTGCGGCTGAGTAACGGGAAGGAGGTGGTGTGTTTCGTACCGGGAGAAGGGCACAACCTGCAGGAGCACCACGTTGTGTTGGTGCAGGGAGGCCGCACTCAGGACCTGCCGGGCGTGAAGCTGACCGTGGTGAGGGGGAAATACGACTGTGCCCATGTGCAGAAGAAGAAGTGA